From the Spiribacter sp. 2438 genome, one window contains:
- the rng gene encoding ribonuclease G, whose amino-acid sequence MSQEILVNLTPRETRAAVLDNGSLQEIHIERSRRRGLVGNIYLGEVARVLPGMQAAFIEVGLDRTAFLHASDLTVGQADVAGTVPETPPETPPIQQLVREQQSLLVQVLKDPIGSKGARLTTRLSIPSRYMVLLVNAPGIGLSARIEAPEERSRLHGMVETLMGPDCPHGCILRTAAEGVDAGALARDWEFLQKLWAAIRRRGEEAQPATRLHDDLPLMLRILRDLASDDVERIRVDSREGHERMRTFCEAFLPELLPRLEHYPGERPIFDLYGTEDEIQRALQRRVALKSGGYLIIDQTEAMTTIDVNTGGYVGHRTLEETLFKTNLEAAQSIVRQLRLRNLGGMIIVDFIDMEDPDHHRQVLRALEKGLARDHARTQISGISALGLVEITRKRTRESLQHVLCRECPTCGGRGYLKSAETVVHEIAREIIRASRQFEVTQLLVLAAQEVVDRAIDEESDSFAELETFVGRPIQFQAEPLYNIEQFDVVLM is encoded by the coding sequence GTGAGCCAGGAAATCCTGGTCAACCTCACGCCGCGCGAGACCCGGGCAGCGGTCCTCGATAACGGCAGCCTCCAGGAAATTCACATCGAACGTTCCCGGCGCCGGGGCCTGGTGGGCAACATTTATCTTGGCGAGGTCGCCCGGGTGCTCCCTGGCATGCAGGCAGCCTTTATCGAGGTGGGTCTGGATCGCACCGCTTTTCTTCATGCTTCCGACTTGACCGTCGGTCAGGCGGATGTTGCCGGCACGGTGCCGGAGACACCGCCGGAGACACCGCCGATCCAGCAGCTGGTGCGTGAGCAGCAAAGTCTGCTGGTGCAGGTGCTCAAGGATCCCATCGGCAGCAAGGGCGCGCGTCTGACCACCCGCCTGTCGATTCCATCCCGCTACATGGTGCTGCTGGTGAATGCGCCGGGGATCGGTTTGTCAGCCCGGATCGAAGCCCCGGAGGAGCGCTCCCGGCTTCACGGGATGGTTGAGACGTTAATGGGGCCGGACTGCCCCCACGGGTGCATCCTGCGAACCGCGGCCGAGGGTGTCGACGCCGGCGCTCTGGCCCGGGACTGGGAATTTCTGCAGAAGTTGTGGGCGGCTATCCGTCGACGCGGGGAGGAGGCCCAGCCCGCGACCCGACTGCATGACGACCTGCCGCTGATGCTGCGTATCCTCCGCGATCTGGCCAGCGATGATGTGGAGCGCATCCGGGTGGATTCCCGGGAGGGGCACGAGCGCATGCGCACGTTCTGTGAGGCGTTCCTCCCGGAGCTGCTGCCGCGCCTGGAGCATTACCCCGGCGAGCGGCCGATTTTCGACCTCTACGGCACCGAGGATGAAATCCAGCGCGCTCTGCAGCGCCGGGTGGCCCTGAAATCCGGGGGTTATCTGATCATTGATCAGACCGAAGCCATGACCACCATTGACGTGAACACCGGGGGTTATGTCGGGCATCGGACGCTGGAAGAAACCCTGTTCAAAACCAATCTGGAGGCGGCTCAGTCCATCGTCCGGCAGCTGCGCCTGCGCAATCTGGGCGGCATGATCATTGTGGACTTTATCGACATGGAAGATCCGGACCATCATCGCCAGGTGCTGCGGGCACTGGAGAAGGGGCTGGCCCGGGATCATGCCCGCACCCAAATCAGTGGCATCTCCGCACTCGGGCTGGTGGAAATCACCCGCAAGCGCACCCGGGAGTCGTTGCAGCATGTGCTGTGCCGGGAATGCCCCACCTGCGGTGGCCGGGGTTATCTGAAAAGCGCCGAGACCGTGGTGCACGAGATTGCCCGCGAGATCATTCGCGCCTCCCGTCAGTTCGAAGTCACGCAGCTGCTGGTGCTGGCCGCCCAGGAGGTGGTGGACCGGGCCATCGACGAGGAAAGCGACAGCTTTGCCGAACTCGAGACGTTCGTGGGCCGACCGATCCAGTTCCAGGCTGAACCGCTCTATAACATCGAGCAGTTCGATGTGGTGCTGATGTAG
- a CDS encoding nucleoside triphosphate pyrophosphatase: MPDPEHPDLYLASTSPRRHEILQRMGVRFETLHQGVDEAVNEEETPEVFVVRLALEKARAGLASRPSGSDRPVLGADTAVVLEDEVLGKPGSQAEAAAMLQRLAGRSHRVLTGVALVDDSYEATRLSLSTVTLRPLLPGEVDAYWRSGEPVDKAGGYGIQGRGGVFIEQLEGSYTGVMGLPMFETHDLLTDFGIDYQVGWSAEQ; encoded by the coding sequence ATGCCGGACCCTGAACATCCCGATCTCTATCTCGCCTCGACGTCTCCCCGGCGGCACGAGATTCTCCAGCGCATGGGTGTGCGCTTTGAAACCCTCCACCAGGGCGTTGACGAGGCGGTGAATGAGGAGGAAACCCCGGAGGTCTTCGTGGTGCGGCTGGCGCTGGAAAAGGCGCGCGCCGGACTGGCGTCACGACCTTCCGGCTCCGATCGGCCGGTGCTGGGCGCCGACACCGCCGTGGTGCTGGAAGACGAGGTCCTTGGCAAACCGGGCAGTCAGGCCGAGGCGGCGGCCATGCTGCAGCGGCTCGCCGGGCGCAGTCACCGTGTGCTGACCGGCGTGGCACTGGTGGACGACAGCTACGAGGCCACGCGCCTGTCGCTGAGCACGGTTACCCTGCGTCCACTCCTGCCTGGCGAGGTCGACGCCTACTGGCGCAGCGGCGAGCCGGTGGACAAGGCCGGTGGCTATGGCATTCAGGGTCGTGGCGGGGTATTCATCGAGCAGCTTGAAGGCAGCTACACTGGCGTCATGGGCCTGCCGATGTTCGAAACCCACGACTTGCTGACTGACTTCGGCATTGACTACCAGGTTGGCTGGTCGGCGGAGCAGTGA
- the rlmH gene encoding 23S rRNA (pseudouridine(1915)-N(3))-methyltransferase RlmH, which produces MRLDVVAVGRRPPAWVQTGFDEFAGRMPRHLPLGLHAVNPGAARRGGDLDRARAQEWQALQSAAGGARLVALDERGQQWSTRDLADYLDDAMQQGQDLAFLIGGADGLDPAVKRAAERRWSLSALTLPHMLVRVVVAEQLYRAWTLLSGHPYHRA; this is translated from the coding sequence GTGCGGCTTGATGTGGTGGCGGTGGGCCGCCGACCACCGGCCTGGGTCCAGACCGGATTCGACGAGTTCGCCGGGCGCATGCCTCGACACCTTCCTCTGGGGCTGCACGCGGTCAACCCGGGGGCGGCACGGCGGGGTGGCGACCTGGACCGCGCCCGTGCCCAGGAGTGGCAAGCCCTGCAGTCAGCGGCCGGCGGGGCCCGTCTGGTGGCCCTGGATGAACGGGGGCAGCAATGGTCGACCCGGGATCTGGCAGACTATCTGGACGATGCCATGCAGCAGGGCCAGGATCTGGCGTTCCTGATTGGGGGCGCGGACGGGTTGGATCCCGCGGTCAAGCGGGCGGCCGAGCGCCGCTGGTCGCTATCGGCGCTGACCCTGCCGCACATGCTGGTCCGGGTGGTGGTGGCCGAGCAGCTTTACCGCGCCTGGACGCTGCTTTCCGGGCATCCCTATCACCGGGCCTGA
- the rsfS gene encoding ribosome silencing factor, translated as MTKTIQSSEDLRHCVETALEDMKAVNPRLIDVRGKTAITDYMLFASGNSRRHVRSIAESVIEAARDRDQRPLGVEGLEGSEWVLVDLGDVVTHVMLEDVRDFYRLERIWAVEEGESDPDVPSETEPGE; from the coding sequence ATGACTAAAACCATTCAGTCATCCGAGGATCTCCGTCACTGCGTGGAAACGGCGCTGGAGGACATGAAGGCCGTTAACCCGCGACTGATTGATGTGCGGGGCAAGACCGCCATCACCGACTACATGCTGTTCGCTTCCGGCAACTCAAGGCGTCATGTTCGCTCCATCGCCGAGTCGGTGATTGAGGCTGCCCGTGACCGGGACCAGCGTCCGTTGGGGGTGGAGGGCCTTGAGGGCAGCGAATGGGTTCTGGTGGATCTCGGTGACGTGGTTACCCACGTCATGCTGGAAGATGTCAGAGATTTTTACCGCCTGGAGCGGATCTGGGCGGTGGAAGAGGGCGAATCCGATCCTGACGTTCCCTCCGAAACCGAGCCCGGAGAGTGA
- the nadD gene encoding nicotinate-nucleotide adenylyltransferase encodes MTDTGGSPVAVLGGTFDPVHWGHIRPAVELLQALGLSEVRMVPVSVPPHRSQPRADAALRCRLLRLAVEDVPGLVVDDRELRRAGASYTADTLASLRRDLGPRRPLCFIMGSDAFRGLTQWHRWRELTGLAHLVVTTRGGDAGGGWSDTLAGWLTARRAVNPAELRRSPAGRVWFQPVSQLEISATALRRSLAQGYSVRGLVPDRVWTALSRCRGYGYPQQ; translated from the coding sequence ATGACGGACACCGGCGGTTCGCCGGTGGCGGTGCTGGGTGGAACCTTCGACCCGGTCCATTGGGGCCATATCCGTCCTGCCGTCGAGTTATTGCAGGCCCTCGGGCTCTCCGAGGTCAGGATGGTGCCGGTGAGCGTCCCGCCCCACCGATCCCAGCCTCGCGCCGATGCGGCATTGCGCTGTCGGCTATTGCGACTGGCCGTGGAAGACGTGCCGGGTCTGGTGGTTGATGACCGGGAACTGCGCCGGGCCGGTGCGTCCTACACGGCGGACACGCTGGCATCGCTCAGGCGTGACCTGGGTCCCCGTCGGCCCCTCTGTTTCATCATGGGCAGCGACGCATTCCGCGGCCTGACGCAGTGGCATCGCTGGCGGGAGCTGACCGGCCTGGCGCATCTGGTGGTGACCACCCGGGGCGGCGATGCCGGCGGTGGGTGGTCGGACACGCTGGCCGGCTGGCTGACGGCCCGACGGGCCGTGAACCCGGCTGAACTTCGCCGGTCGCCGGCGGGCCGTGTTTGGTTCCAGCCGGTTTCACAGCTGGAGATTTCCGCGACGGCGTTGCGCCGGTCCCTGGCCCAGGGGTATTCAGTCCGCGGGTTGGTACCGGACCGGGTCTGGACCGCGCTATCAAGGTGCCGGGGCTACGGTTATCCCCAGCAGTAA
- a CDS encoding glutamate-5-semialdehyde dehydrogenase has protein sequence MQVREAAAGDDIAEYVRALGRQARDAASVLAASDSGIRSAALKAMAEAIRQAAPQLQEANARDLAAGRENGLDEALLDRLALDGSRIEAMATGLEQVAALPDPVGAIENLNPMPSGIRVGRMRVPLGVVGIIYESRPNVTADAAALCLKSGNACILRGGSEAQHSNQAIAACIATGLESVGLPRTAVQVVETTDRAAVGALITLSDLVDVLVPRGGKGLIERIMREATVPMIKHLDGICHCFVDGAADLDMAERVVVNAKSQRYGTCNTLETLLVDTRVAAELLPRLQARFDELGVEVRGCEQSRRLVPSMTPAVDADWDTEYLAPILSVRVVDGLDEAMAHIARHSSGHTEAIVTSHQPSAERFLREVDSSSVMVNASTRFADGFEYGLGAEIGISTDRLHVRGPVGLEGLTTQKYIVLGEGHIRE, from the coding sequence ATGCAGGTAAGGGAAGCCGCCGCCGGAGATGATATCGCTGAATATGTTCGTGCCCTGGGGCGTCAGGCCAGGGACGCGGCATCGGTGCTGGCGGCCAGCGACAGCGGGATTCGCAGCGCGGCTCTGAAAGCCATGGCGGAAGCGATTCGTCAGGCGGCTCCGCAACTGCAGGAAGCCAATGCCCGCGATCTGGCCGCAGGCCGCGAAAACGGTCTTGACGAGGCGCTGCTGGATCGACTGGCCCTGGATGGGTCGCGGATCGAGGCGATGGCGACAGGCCTGGAGCAGGTGGCGGCCCTGCCGGATCCGGTGGGCGCCATCGAGAACCTCAACCCCATGCCGTCGGGCATCCGCGTCGGCCGCATGCGGGTCCCCCTCGGCGTGGTCGGAATTATTTACGAGTCGCGTCCCAATGTGACCGCCGACGCGGCCGCACTGTGCCTGAAATCCGGCAATGCCTGCATTCTCCGGGGCGGATCCGAGGCGCAGCACTCCAATCAGGCCATTGCGGCCTGCATTGCCACGGGCCTCGAGAGTGTCGGGCTGCCCCGCACGGCGGTTCAGGTGGTGGAGACCACGGATCGGGCCGCCGTGGGTGCACTGATCACCCTGTCCGATCTTGTGGACGTGCTGGTGCCCCGGGGCGGCAAGGGGCTGATCGAGCGCATTATGCGTGAGGCCACCGTTCCCATGATCAAGCACCTGGACGGCATTTGCCATTGCTTCGTGGACGGCGCCGCGGATCTGGATATGGCCGAACGGGTGGTGGTGAATGCCAAGTCCCAGCGTTACGGCACCTGCAACACCCTCGAGACACTGCTGGTGGACACGCGGGTGGCCGCGGAGCTGTTGCCGCGCCTGCAGGCCCGCTTCGACGAACTGGGGGTCGAGGTCCGGGGCTGCGAGCAGAGCCGGCGCCTGGTGCCGTCCATGACGCCCGCCGTTGACGCCGACTGGGACACCGAGTATCTCGCCCCCATTCTGTCCGTGCGGGTGGTCGATGGCCTGGATGAGGCCATGGCCCATATCGCCCGGCACTCCTCCGGTCACACCGAGGCCATCGTGACCAGCCATCAGCCCAGCGCCGAGCGTTTTCTGCGCGAGGTGGACTCCAGCTCGGTGATGGTGAATGCCTCCACCCGGTTTGCGGACGGGTTCGAGTATGGCCTCGGCGCCGAGATCGGAATCAGTACCGACCGGCTTCATGTGCGCGGTCCGGTGGGCCTTGAGGGTCTCACCACCCAGAAATACATCGTGCTCGGCGAAGGGCACATTCGCGAATGA
- the holA gene encoding DNA polymerase III subunit delta, with product MPEVRIDQLSSRVAKGPDPVYLLAGEEPLLVEEALDDLRQQVREQGFDEREVLHADGQFDWKRLQDVARSLSLFSQRRLVEVRLPGGRPGKEGAAALKDYAAAPPTDVVLVLICGKLEPAQRKSAWAGAMAQAGVMSYAWPVKRQELSTWISRRARSRGLALDADAVSVLAERNEGNLLAVAQEIDKLRLLGGDQPLGADRVREAVADGARFAVFDLPDAVLEGDVSRTMRVLRRLRAEGEEPVLVLWGLSRDLRVLAELQAAGGGGADSQAVLRRHRVWKNRQSRLQRLAHFAPDDAWPALLARAAAVDRVLKGAERRRPWDELIELATDMARISAPH from the coding sequence ATGCCCGAGGTGCGCATCGATCAGCTGTCCAGCCGTGTGGCGAAGGGCCCGGATCCGGTGTACCTGCTGGCCGGGGAGGAGCCGCTACTGGTGGAAGAAGCCCTGGATGACCTGCGCCAACAGGTCAGGGAACAGGGCTTTGACGAACGGGAAGTGCTGCATGCCGATGGTCAGTTCGACTGGAAGCGCCTACAGGACGTTGCTCGGAGCCTGTCGCTGTTCAGTCAGCGCCGTCTGGTGGAAGTGCGCCTGCCAGGGGGACGCCCCGGCAAGGAGGGCGCGGCGGCATTGAAGGACTATGCGGCGGCACCACCGACGGACGTGGTGCTGGTGTTGATCTGCGGCAAGCTGGAGCCGGCACAACGGAAAAGTGCCTGGGCCGGCGCGATGGCCCAGGCTGGCGTCATGAGTTATGCATGGCCGGTGAAGCGTCAGGAGCTCAGCACCTGGATCAGCCGCCGCGCCCGGTCGCGGGGGCTTGCCCTGGATGCCGATGCAGTGTCGGTGCTGGCGGAGCGTAACGAGGGCAACCTGCTGGCGGTCGCCCAGGAGATCGACAAACTGCGGCTGCTCGGCGGCGATCAGCCGTTGGGTGCGGACCGGGTGCGGGAGGCCGTCGCGGACGGGGCACGCTTTGCGGTGTTTGATCTCCCGGATGCGGTTCTGGAAGGCGACGTGTCCCGCACGATGCGGGTGCTTCGACGACTGCGGGCCGAGGGAGAGGAACCGGTTCTCGTGCTCTGGGGGCTCAGCCGTGATCTGCGGGTACTGGCGGAGCTCCAGGCTGCTGGTGGCGGTGGCGCCGACAGTCAGGCGGTGCTGCGGCGGCATCGGGTCTGGAAAAACCGGCAGAGTCGACTGCAGCGTCTGGCCCATTTTGCGCCGGATGACGCCTGGCCAGCGTTGCTGGCGCGGGCCGCCGCCGTGGATCGGGTGCTCAAGGGCGCGGAGCGACGGCGTCCGTGGGACGAACTGATAGAATTGGCGACCGACATGGCGCGGATTTCCGCGCCTCACTAA
- the lptE gene encoding LPS assembly lipoprotein LptE, with amino-acid sequence MTRVGPVALQRLVACLLVVLLAGCGWQLRGTVGGGLADVPVQVTGDTGSRLGERVSSELANLGARVVSDAAQARLVVEVADASRSRRTVATDDRGFATEREVTYRLRFRVRPGGEAPPEATAGPLQTVTTRGAYPVDPDNLQASEAEEDALAADLRDDAIRLMLSRVARSL; translated from the coding sequence GTGACACGGGTCGGCCCGGTGGCGCTGCAACGACTGGTTGCCTGCCTGCTGGTGGTGCTGTTGGCGGGCTGTGGTTGGCAGCTTCGAGGCACCGTTGGTGGCGGCCTGGCCGACGTGCCGGTGCAGGTGACCGGAGACACGGGCAGTCGTTTGGGGGAACGGGTCAGCAGCGAGCTCGCGAATCTGGGGGCTCGCGTTGTGTCGGATGCCGCCCAGGCGCGGCTGGTGGTGGAAGTCGCTGACGCCAGCCGAAGCCGCCGAACCGTCGCCACCGATGACCGCGGGTTTGCCACCGAGCGCGAGGTCACCTACCGGCTTCGATTCCGGGTTCGCCCCGGCGGCGAAGCGCCACCGGAAGCCACCGCTGGTCCCCTGCAGACGGTGACCACCCGGGGCGCTTACCCGGTGGATCCGGACAACCTGCAGGCCAGCGAGGCCGAGGAAGACGCGCTGGCAGCGGATCTTCGGGATGATGCCATCCGTCTGATGTTGAGCCGAGTGGCCCGGAGCCTCTGA
- the leuS gene encoding leucine--tRNA ligase encodes MEAHYNPTDIEQAAQSWWDAQGTFRVTEDPHQPTYYCLSMLPYPSGRLHMGHVRNYTIGDVISRFQRMQGRNVLQPMGWDAFGLPAENAAIKRGVPPAKWTYENIAHMRRQLQRMGYGYDWDREVTTCSPDYYRWEQLMFTRLLREGLVYRAKAVVNWDPVDQTVLANEQVVDGRGWRSGALVERREIPQWFVRITAYADELLDGLDDLPGWPEAVKTMQRNWIGRSEGVELDFALAEGGEPLRVYTTRPDTLYGATYMAVAADHPLAVAAGERDPDVAAFLDEIRRGAVTEEALEKLEKKGMPLGVEAINPLSGERIPVWVANFVLMGYGTGAIMAVPAHDARDHEFATRYGLPIRQAVGPADGTAIDVQAEPWAAKDNLVTVDAGEFSGLDFTTAFNAIADHLEARGIGERRTNYRLRDWGVSRQRYWGCPIPVIHCPDCGAVPVPEADLPVTLPESVSFTGVKSPLKTDPDWRRVTCPTCGGEAERETDTFDTFVESSWYYARYCSPDADDILDPRANHWLPVDQYIGGIEHAVMHLLYFRFWHKLMRDQGLVSSDEPATNLLCQGMVLAEAFYFDSDTEGRVWVAPSEVDIQRDAKGRILRATRRADGVELVCTGWTTMSKSKNNGEDPETLVERFGADTVRLFTMFAAPPDQALEWQDSGVEGASRFLRRLYGLVLDHVQAGPVPAGRSDSLDEAGAELRRKLHETIAKVTDDLGRRYTFNTAIAAVMELCNALGRYDTEGDAARGLRQEALEAIVLLLQPITPHLSHSLWQALGQAGAAVDQPWPVVDESALARETLDLVVQVNGKLRSRIRVAADAAEAVIREAALEDENVQRFLGDGAVQRVIVVPGRLVNVVAK; translated from the coding sequence ATGGAAGCACACTACAACCCCACTGACATCGAGCAGGCCGCGCAATCCTGGTGGGATGCCCAAGGCACCTTCCGGGTCACCGAAGATCCTCACCAGCCCACTTATTACTGCCTGTCCATGCTGCCGTACCCGAGCGGGCGGCTGCACATGGGGCACGTACGCAATTACACCATCGGGGACGTAATCAGTCGCTTTCAGCGCATGCAGGGGCGTAATGTCCTGCAGCCCATGGGCTGGGATGCGTTCGGCCTGCCCGCCGAGAATGCGGCCATCAAGCGAGGCGTGCCGCCGGCCAAGTGGACCTACGAAAACATCGCTCACATGCGCCGACAGCTTCAGCGCATGGGGTATGGCTATGACTGGGATCGTGAAGTCACCACCTGCTCGCCTGACTACTATCGCTGGGAGCAGCTCATGTTTACCCGCCTGCTCCGGGAGGGCCTGGTTTACCGGGCCAAGGCGGTGGTGAACTGGGATCCGGTGGACCAGACCGTGCTGGCCAACGAGCAGGTGGTGGACGGCCGCGGCTGGCGATCCGGGGCGCTGGTGGAGCGCCGGGAGATTCCCCAGTGGTTCGTTCGCATTACCGCCTATGCCGATGAACTCCTGGACGGTCTGGACGATCTGCCCGGCTGGCCCGAGGCGGTCAAGACCATGCAGCGCAACTGGATTGGTCGCTCCGAGGGCGTCGAGCTGGACTTTGCCCTGGCCGAGGGCGGCGAGCCACTGCGGGTTTACACCACCCGCCCGGATACGCTCTACGGTGCGACCTACATGGCCGTGGCCGCGGACCATCCGCTGGCCGTGGCGGCCGGCGAGCGGGACCCGGACGTGGCCGCTTTTCTGGACGAGATCCGTCGTGGCGCGGTGACCGAAGAGGCGCTGGAAAAGCTCGAGAAGAAGGGCATGCCCCTGGGGGTGGAGGCCATTAACCCCCTGTCCGGAGAACGCATTCCCGTGTGGGTCGCCAACTTCGTGCTGATGGGATACGGCACCGGCGCCATCATGGCGGTGCCGGCTCACGACGCCCGTGACCACGAATTCGCCACCCGGTATGGACTGCCCATTCGTCAGGCCGTGGGGCCGGCGGACGGCACCGCCATTGATGTGCAGGCAGAGCCCTGGGCGGCCAAGGACAATCTGGTCACGGTGGATGCCGGCGAATTCAGCGGCCTGGATTTCACCACGGCCTTCAATGCCATCGCCGACCATCTCGAGGCCCGGGGAATCGGCGAACGCCGCACCAATTACCGGTTGCGGGACTGGGGGGTATCCCGGCAGCGATACTGGGGCTGTCCGATCCCGGTGATTCATTGTCCCGATTGTGGGGCCGTGCCGGTGCCGGAAGCGGACCTGCCCGTCACCCTGCCGGAGTCAGTCAGCTTCACTGGCGTCAAGTCCCCGCTGAAAACGGATCCGGACTGGCGCCGGGTGACCTGCCCGACCTGTGGGGGCGAGGCGGAGCGTGAGACCGACACCTTCGACACGTTTGTCGAGTCGTCCTGGTACTACGCCCGCTACTGCTCTCCGGACGCCGACGACATCCTCGACCCGCGGGCCAATCACTGGCTGCCGGTGGATCAGTACATCGGCGGCATTGAGCATGCCGTCATGCACCTGCTGTATTTCCGCTTCTGGCACAAATTGATGCGGGATCAGGGGCTGGTCAGCAGCGACGAGCCGGCGACCAACCTGCTCTGTCAGGGGATGGTGCTCGCGGAGGCGTTTTACTTCGACAGTGACACCGAGGGCCGGGTCTGGGTGGCGCCGTCCGAGGTGGATATCCAGCGGGATGCCAAGGGTCGTATTCTTCGGGCGACCCGCCGCGCCGATGGCGTCGAACTGGTGTGCACCGGCTGGACGACCATGTCCAAGTCCAAGAACAATGGTGAGGATCCCGAGACCCTGGTTGAGCGCTTCGGCGCCGACACCGTGCGGCTGTTTACCATGTTTGCCGCGCCGCCGGATCAGGCGCTGGAATGGCAGGACAGCGGCGTCGAGGGTGCGTCGCGGTTTCTGCGGCGTCTGTATGGCCTGGTGCTGGATCACGTCCAGGCAGGGCCGGTGCCGGCCGGTCGCAGCGACTCCCTGGACGAGGCAGGTGCCGAGCTGCGACGCAAGCTGCACGAAACCATTGCCAAGGTCACCGATGACCTGGGTCGACGGTATACCTTCAACACCGCCATTGCCGCGGTCATGGAGCTGTGTAACGCCCTGGGGCGCTATGACACCGAGGGCGACGCCGCCCGCGGCCTGCGTCAGGAGGCGCTGGAGGCAATCGTGCTGCTCCTTCAGCCCATCACGCCGCACCTGAGTCACTCCCTCTGGCAGGCATTGGGGCAGGCCGGCGCGGCGGTTGACCAGCCCTGGCCGGTGGTTGATGAGTCGGCGCTGGCCCGGGAAACCCTGGATCTGGTGGTGCAGGTCAACGGCAAGCTGCGCAGCCGTATTCGGGTGGCGGCGGACGCGGCGGAAGCGGTCATCCGCGAAGCGGCGCTGGAGGACGAAAACGTCCAGCGGTTCCTGGGTGACGGGGCCGTGCAGCGGGTCATCGTCGTGCCCGGCCGCCTGGTGAATGTGGTGGCCAAGTGA
- a CDS encoding zinc ribbon-containing protein yields MSDNEEKRQREVHGYERMVERLRDRLESTGERVGNSVREALDTARETSVELGELTRDEADRVAQWLQRDLEDAAAYVEKARGTYSDWLYMDLQLVENWIWDRFSSVADQTRLEWQAFNRELTAASRYHTGEITGPGVLECRECGERLHFGRAGHIPPCPRCHGSRFERTVRPSTD; encoded by the coding sequence ATGAGCGATAACGAAGAAAAGCGGCAACGCGAGGTCCATGGCTACGAGCGCATGGTCGAGCGGCTGCGTGACCGCCTCGAGAGCACCGGCGAACGGGTGGGAAACAGTGTCAGGGAGGCCCTGGACACGGCCCGAGAAACCAGCGTCGAGCTTGGCGAATTGACCCGCGACGAGGCGGACCGCGTGGCTCAGTGGCTGCAGAGGGACCTGGAGGACGCCGCCGCCTACGTCGAAAAGGCCCGCGGGACCTACAGCGACTGGCTGTACATGGATCTGCAGCTGGTGGAAAACTGGATCTGGGATCGGTTTTCCTCGGTGGCGGATCAGACCCGACTGGAATGGCAGGCATTCAACCGCGAGCTCACCGCTGCCTCCCGGTATCACACCGGCGAGATTACCGGGCCGGGGGTACTGGAGTGTCGGGAGTGTGGCGAGCGCCTGCACTTCGGTCGGGCGGGACACATTCCGCCGTGCCCCCGCTGCCATGGCAGCCGCTTCGAGCGGACGGTCAGGCCATCCACGGACTGA